In Altererythrobacter rubellus, the following are encoded in one genomic region:
- a CDS encoding bactofilin family protein yields MAGSSSSSTFSVIGSDVRIKGDVEASADLHVDGSIEGDIKCSSLVQGETSQITGGVVAETARLAGKVNGSIRARELVVLRSAQIHGDVQYEALTIEQGAQVDGRFAHGTKANDAVAASQKPAHQPTGDQPKAEDGEPKLGLVN; encoded by the coding sequence ATGGCCGGCAGCAGCTCCAGTTCGACCTTTTCCGTGATCGGATCAGACGTCAGAATCAAAGGTGATGTCGAAGCATCGGCAGACCTGCATGTCGATGGTTCGATCGAAGGCGACATCAAATGCTCTTCGCTGGTTCAGGGCGAAACGAGCCAGATCACCGGCGGAGTCGTGGCCGAAACCGCGCGCCTGGCTGGCAAGGTCAATGGCTCGATCCGCGCCCGCGAATTGGTCGTGCTCCGTAGCGCGCAGATTCACGGTGATGTGCAGTATGAGGCCTTGACCATTGAACAGGGCGCGCAAGTCGATGGCCGTTTCGCACATGGCACAAAGGCGAACGATGCGGTTGCCGCTTCGCAAAAGCCGGCGCACCAACCTACGGGTGACCAACCCAAGGCTGAGGATGGCGAACCAAAGCTCGGCCTGGTCAACTAA
- a CDS encoding glutamate-5-semialdehyde dehydrogenase translates to MASRMATKIDPGTADFASLVEGLALKGRAAQRKLAALSSAAKADALMQSAAAIREDSAAILSANAQDVADGEARGLTGAMLDRLTLDPNRSESMASALEAVASLPDPVGDIIDSSTRPNGLEISRVRVPIGLIGIIYESRPNVTADAAALCLRSGNAALLRGGSEAAHSNRAIHAAFVRGLTASGLAPEIVQLMPTQDREAVGAMLRAAGLIDMIVPRGGKSLVERVQNDARVPVLAHLDGICHTYVHSAADPAMAREIVVNAKMRRTGICGAMETLLIDVRFTAAADLVRALLDAGCEVRGDLRAQSLNTQVVSANDSDWGTEYLGAVVSVAIVDGLDAAMAHIARHSSNHTEAIITDDPGAAERFLAEVDSAIVMHNASTQFADGGEFGLGAEIGIATGRLHARGPVALEGLTTYKWQVRGSGQARP, encoded by the coding sequence ATTGCAAGCAGGATGGCTACTAAGATTGACCCTGGAACGGCGGATTTTGCCAGCCTTGTCGAAGGCCTCGCGCTCAAAGGGCGCGCGGCCCAGCGCAAACTTGCGGCGCTTTCGAGTGCGGCAAAGGCTGACGCGCTGATGCAATCAGCCGCCGCCATTCGAGAAGACTCTGCTGCGATCCTCTCCGCCAATGCTCAGGACGTGGCTGATGGCGAGGCGCGAGGACTAACTGGTGCCATGCTGGACCGCCTCACCCTTGATCCAAATCGGTCAGAATCGATGGCCTCCGCCCTCGAGGCCGTGGCCAGCTTACCCGATCCGGTGGGCGATATTATCGACAGTTCAACTCGGCCGAATGGTCTCGAGATCAGCCGGGTTCGTGTTCCGATCGGGCTGATTGGCATCATTTATGAAAGCCGCCCGAATGTGACCGCTGACGCGGCTGCACTCTGCCTGCGATCCGGCAACGCAGCGTTGCTACGCGGAGGCAGCGAAGCGGCGCATTCGAACAGAGCCATTCACGCCGCCTTCGTCCGCGGGCTGACCGCATCGGGTCTGGCTCCGGAAATCGTGCAGCTGATGCCAACCCAGGATCGCGAAGCTGTTGGCGCGATGCTCAGGGCGGCTGGCCTGATTGACATGATTGTGCCCCGCGGGGGCAAAAGCCTTGTCGAGCGGGTACAGAACGATGCGCGGGTACCAGTGCTGGCGCATCTGGACGGCATTTGTCACACTTACGTTCACTCGGCAGCTGATCCGGCGATGGCGCGCGAGATCGTAGTCAATGCCAAGATGCGCCGAACGGGCATTTGCGGGGCGATGGAGACATTGTTGATTGATGTCAGATTCACAGCAGCGGCCGACCTCGTGCGGGCCTTGCTTGATGCGGGCTGCGAAGTCCGGGGTGACTTGCGTGCTCAGTCGCTGAATACTCAAGTTGTCTCGGCGAACGACAGTGACTGGGGCACGGAATATCTTGGCGCGGTTGTCTCGGTCGCAATTGTTGACGGGCTTGACGCTGCAATGGCGCATATCGCGCGTCACTCTTCCAACCACACCGAAGCGATCATCACAGATGACCCGGGCGCGGCCGAACGCTTCCTCGCCGAAGTCGACAGTGCGATCGTAATGCACAATGCATCGACCCAATTCGCTGATGGCGGCGAATTCGGACTTGGCGCGGAGATCGGCATTGCCACCGGGCGTCTTCATGCGCGCGGTCCGGTCGCGCTAGAGGGCCTCACCACCTACAAATGGCAAGTCCGTGGTAGCG
- a CDS encoding M23 family metallopeptidase, with product MRRWFPDREFFMRSEGQVRFIKISSRVQMAAASVALALLVGWGISMASMAWTQYRASADRASLLAREAHVATQEERMAAYGGDLEGVVEDLKARQEFLEAIEPMLPEDIREGETVSDSSSEAAETIEKVGALIPEARGLAEIEARQLAFVERLTRFADRRAERTANAMQKLGLDPQATLRRAEREALGGPLEILATSASGEVDPRFERLGLSLARMAALEASLDAIPQVSPTNMSQTRMSSGFGYRRDPFTRRGAMHRGLDFKGPRGSPIYAAADGRVSFVGRKSGYGNVVEVSHGNGVMTRYAHLSAFTSRVGDEVKAGDPIAKLGKTGRSTGPHLHFEVRINDRAVNPRPFLETAQDVLKEAREPDAAGSNE from the coding sequence TTGCGTCGATGGTTTCCGGACCGTGAATTCTTCATGCGGTCAGAGGGTCAAGTCCGCTTTATCAAGATATCATCGCGCGTGCAGATGGCCGCAGCATCAGTCGCGCTCGCCTTGCTGGTCGGATGGGGTATCTCGATGGCAAGCATGGCGTGGACACAATATCGCGCCTCTGCGGATCGGGCATCGCTCCTCGCACGCGAAGCGCATGTCGCCACACAGGAAGAGCGAATGGCCGCCTACGGCGGTGATCTGGAAGGCGTGGTTGAAGATCTGAAGGCCCGGCAGGAGTTCCTTGAAGCCATTGAGCCGATGCTGCCAGAAGACATTCGCGAAGGCGAAACCGTATCCGATTCCTCAAGCGAGGCGGCTGAAACTATCGAGAAAGTTGGCGCCCTGATCCCGGAAGCGCGCGGCCTTGCAGAGATCGAAGCGCGCCAGCTCGCTTTTGTTGAACGCTTGACCCGATTTGCTGACCGCCGTGCAGAACGCACCGCAAATGCAATGCAGAAGCTCGGCCTAGATCCACAGGCAACGTTGCGCCGCGCGGAACGCGAGGCATTGGGTGGTCCGCTTGAAATTCTCGCGACTTCGGCCAGCGGTGAAGTTGACCCGCGTTTTGAACGCTTGGGCCTGAGCCTTGCGCGGATGGCTGCGCTCGAGGCCAGTTTGGACGCTATCCCCCAAGTCAGCCCAACCAATATGAGCCAGACCCGTATGTCGTCTGGCTTTGGCTATCGCCGCGATCCCTTCACTCGTCGCGGCGCGATGCATCGCGGCCTGGACTTCAAGGGTCCGCGGGGCTCACCAATCTATGCCGCAGCCGATGGACGGGTTAGTTTCGTCGGTCGCAAGTCGGGATATGGCAATGTTGTGGAAGTCAGCCACGGTAACGGCGTTATGACACGCTACGCCCACCTTTCCGCTTTCACTTCGCGTGTTGGCGATGAAGTCAAGGCTGGCGATCCGATCGCCAAGCTCGGCAAAACTGGCCGTTCCACCGGCCCGCACTTGCATTTCGAGGTGCGCATCAATGATCGCGCGGTCAATCCGCGCCCCTTCCTGGAGACCGCGCAAGATGTTCTCAAAGAAGCCCGCGAACCCGACGCGGCCGGCAGCAACGAGTAG